The Ipomoea triloba cultivar NCNSP0323 chromosome 4, ASM357664v1 DNA segment TAGATCAGAGGAGGAACTAATTTCCTTTCAGCTGAAGGCAATATCAAATCATTCTACTGATTTCTGTTGGGctaatattcataatttaaatgtTGGTTCTAGGAAAGAAAAATGTGGGTGGTGTTTCCCCTGCAGAGTTCCTGAATGTGAACGGGACTGCTTGTTTATAATGAATGATACTGGGCCAGACCTAAAAAGGTTTTCAAGTGAGGCATTAGGTGTTAGTTCAAGAAAGAACAGGAAAGGCCATCTTATTGATGTCATATGCCATATCCTTTGCATTGAAAAGCGTTTACTCGGGCTCCTGTTGGGTCCTTGGTTGAATCCAATGCACTCCCAAATCTGGCAGAAAAGTGTTCTCAAAGCATCTGATGTTTCTTCACTAAGATTTTCATTGCTAAAAGTAaggcttaattaattattgtgttttatattcattaagGATACACCTCTTCCCTTTTTTCATAGTTTTTCCTCTCCCCACTCCCCAGCTTATTGTGCCTTAAGAAAGGGtatcaattataaatattttaatatctgCTTTTATGTAGCAGTTAAATCTGATACATACACAATCATTTAAATTGTATGACTtgacataaataaaaatgattgcTTTTGtcactttattttaatatgtttgATCTATATTCATTTTCTAAGCATTTGCCTTCTCTTCCTTACCATTGGCTATGCTTCTTTTTGGGAAATTTTACAACTCCAATTAGTTTTCTGACACTGATACTTTTGCTACCAGTTAGAATCAAACTTGCGTCATCTAGCACTTTCAGCTGATTGGCTTAAACATGTGGATTCTTTATCTACATTGGGGTCTGCTTGTCATATTGTGACACGTGGGAAAAAGAAGGTCCGGCGTTCAGAACTGGAGTCTAATCCATCTTCAAATGCTGGAAGTGGGTTGGGCTTATTGTGGTGGAGGGGGGGTAGGATTTCTAGACAAATTTTTAGTTGGAAAGTTTTGCCTCGTCCATTGGCTTGCAAAGCTGCTCGACAAGGTCTGGATGATTGTTTACTCGTTTCCATATATAGCTTGATAATCTTCTCACCTTAATAGTTTCCTAATAGATTTAGATAATCATCTGCAGGTGGATGTAAGAAGATACCAGGCATATTATATCCTGATGGTTCTGAATTTGCAAAGAGAAGCAAGTCCGTAGCCTGGAGAGCTGCTGTAGAGACATCTAGGAGTGTGGAGCAGCTTGCTCTTCAGGTTTTTTATCCttgtatttgttatttgttgCTTTAGTAGGCAATGTCCTTAAACATATTCTGTTGACATGGAGATGCTCCTTGTGCAAATTAAAGGTCTAATAATTTTAGGCAAAGGCTTACCTATTGCAGGCTATTATTTTCGTTAGGAGAATAAGTTATATTTACCTGTAAACACTTCAGTTATCGTCAGATTCATTTAGGAGGTATACCTGTATAGTTATAAATAGCACAATCCATTTAAACTTTTGGTCTCATCAGTTTTACTTCTGCTGTTACCAGATCAGAGATCTTGATGCAAATATTCGATGGAATGAGATTGGGAATGTTAATATTCTATCAATGATTGACAAGGAATCTCAAAAGTCGATCAGATTCTTTAAAAAAGTTATAGTTCGCCGAAAGTGCTCTGAGGGACCTGTAGTTAAGTATCTTCTTGATTTTGGCAAAAGAAGGTTTATACCTGATGTTGTTGTGAAATATGGGACCAAGCTTGAAGATTCGTCAAGTGAAAGGAAAAGATATTGGCTGGAGGAAACCTATGTTCCCTTGCATCTCCTGAAAGGTTTTGAGGAAAAAAGAATTGCTCGCAAGTCCAGTATGATGAGTTCCCCCAAGCATCgtgagaataaaaaaataataaagaagcCAATCAAGAACAAGGGATTCTCCTACCTTTTTGAGAAAGCAGAGAAAGCTGAGAGTTATCAATGTGGGCACTGCAATAAGGATGTTCTCATCAGGTATATTGCAATTTCTGTTGGCCATGCAACAGCTATGTATGCTCTAGTTTGTAGCTTTATACTGGAACTATTTTAACTCTATTATTTATTGAAATAATAACTTCAAAATGAATATCTTTCATTTGTATAGATTTTAACAGCAATGTATTTTGAAATTGAATATTGACAATAAATATGTGCTGTTGTTAGAAATCATGAGCATGGGGGCCTGGCAGGTGGTAAAGAGTGACCACCTGCGGGAAGTTATGGAAAAATAACcaagaaataataaaatgatattatattgtacaatGTATTTAATGATTGAATGTAGAGAACAGAGATTACAGTAAGGAGGGGTGTTTATAATAAACTAGGGGAGACATAATAGGAAACCTGAGGATCCTACAATTTCTAAGCTTcctaaattataagaaaattgaAGGAATAGTACAAGTATCCAATTACCCAATGCCTACTAggaatccttttttttttttttttgaaaacgccTACTAGGAATCCTTAATTTGAGTTTGTGCAACCTTCCTAAACTTGATGTTGGAATGCTCTATTTTAAAATGAAACACGCTTGTAAAATATCTTTATATTGTGCTTTATGCTTTGCATTGGCCCTCTCTTTTCATTGTTTTCTATACTGTTTTAACACTAATCTATATCAATACATCTTCACTAACACAGTAACAGTTAATAGTAAACTCTATTACCATAAAGAATTCCTTAATATGTTTTTGAGTTGAGAAATAGTACAATATGCAGCTAGGGATGATTTTTAGGGAcattaatttgacattttttgttataattggTTTTAATGACAAAACCTGAAAAATCATAGACACTTAAATGATCTTTCTCTCCATAGGTGGATGGTGGTGAAAAGATCTATACTCTGTTTTGGATTGCTTATGCATTTGTTCTGCTGGGTTCTTTCAATAGTTTGTTAAGGCCAAATGGATTACATGAGTTGGAAGGCAAATGCAAATATTCTTTGGAACACATGCAAATGATATAGATGCTAGAATTACAAAATACTTCAGCCTCACAACAATGTTTTGTTTTCAGTGCATGGAGTAGTGAATATTCATATTGCATGTTTTCTCCTGTTCTGCACGTGCATTGTGGTGGTTTCCTTTCCCTATTggcatgttatatatttatttatatgatgGCTCTTGCTTCCCGTCCTTCCCTTTTCTTGAGGTTATAACTAGAGTATAAGTAttctatttcttcttctaaTTAAAGGTGGAATATACAATTGGctctcttttttattattattttttattattttattatttttattttttatactagttactaactaatttttttctccatttgCAGTGAAGCTGTTAGCTGCTGTTACTGCAAAGGTAATTACTAGATTTCTGTTAAGATTGTTATTAGTgctttatatatgttaataaacTAAATGCAGAAGCTTATGGTTTAGGCAGTAGCTTAAAACTCTCTCATTCACTTCATTTCTGTGTGTTCATTCATACactgatacacatatatacaaagGAGAAACCAGACAAGAAGCCTAAAAATCTGCTCATTATTCCTAATAATACTCCACTACTCCACTATCCGGCTAATACTACATTATCTAGCTAATATTATAATACTCCGCTACTCCTTATCCTGATAATGCCCCATTCTGTCTTAACAATATACTTGGAAACTTTTTGTAGTGTTCAGATTAATGTCTTGTGAAATGAATTTTAGCTGTGTTATTTGTAGACAGATTAACTGAAAATTTAAATGGTTTCTAATAAGTTATGAGATTGTTACCTGAGCTGGGGACCTAGGGCTTGCCCATGAGTTATGGATTTGCACCTTCATTACCCCGTCTTCCTTATTTATGTTGAAGGTCAatacaactatttttttttgcctGTCCTTTTTCTCCTATCCTCTCATTCTGTGTTTAATGTTCTTCTGGTGTATGCATGGTTGTGAATGGTTTCATAATAGTAATTTTCTGTAAGTTATGTTTTTCTGTTTTATAGCCCATTTTATTGGATGACATTAATGTTCAAGTGGCCTTCGGCACCTCTTTCTTTCAGGCTTTTTCCACAGAAGACATGTGAAAAAGTCTGGAGCAGCTTTTGCATCTGAATGCATCTTTACCTGTCACAAGTGCCAGGATGGTAAGCATGTGAAAAACAATGCCAAGAAGGGAAAGTCTGTTGTGAAAAAGAGTAAGAAAACATCCAAAATATTGAGGACAGTGTGTCCAAGAACGAAGAAAAGGGGTACTAAGGATAAACAACAGCCACAGTCTCAAAATAATACTAAAGTTACAGTTGTTGTACCTCTTCGACGTTCAGCTAGGAGAGCTACAATTGTGCAGGTGCAAGAGAAAAAAGCTAATAAGAAAGTGGGGCGTCCAAGGcggaaaaaaatgaaatcaagAAAAGTTGCTACGAAGAAACCAACAGAAATTGTTTCACAGAAGAAGAGAACAAAGGTCTATCGTATATACTGGCTGAATGGTCTTCTTCTGTCACAGAAGCCTAATGATGAACGAGTAGCACTCTTTAGGAGTAAAAATCTTCTCGTTGTTTCTGGCGAGTTAGATGCCACAATTGATTCACCAAAATGTAGTCTCTGTAGTGAGCTAGAATCTACACCTACAGTGAATTACATTGCTTGTGAACTGTGTGGAGGTATGGTAGTTCCTTTCTTTAGTTGCCTTCCATGGTTAAATTTGAATTGATAAGCTGCAGACTCATTTTTCTTGCAATCATTTCATAAAAGGTGTGAGCATTTCAAGTTTGTAAGGAAGTGTAACTTTTGAAAACTATGTGGCCTGTATTATGCAAGAACCAACCATGGAATATGTTTGCTAGTATTTAATGGACTTAGGGAATATCATTATCTGCTGTTTAAGCATTTAGATCTCTTCGACATCATATTTACTTGCAACCATACATGTCTTACCGAATTTTTCTTGTATGTGATTTTCAGATTGGTTTCATGGAGATGCGTTTGGTCTTACATGTGAAAGAATTTGTAGTCTAATTGGATTCAAGTGCCACAAATGTCGTAGCAGGAGTGCTCCTGTTTGTGCTAGTACACCTATGACCAGAAGTGGGGAGGCTAAACTGGCTGAGTTGAAGAGTGATGATGAGATTGAATGTGCAAATGATACGCATCTAGTAGAGAAAATTCAGTCACATACGCACTCAAAAGAATCTTCTCTTACTGCTTATAATGATGAGAAACAGCCTCTTGAAAATATTCATGATTCAGGCAGCGGAGAGACTAGGAGTGTGCCTGTTGGAGTGGAATGGTGCACAGAAGCAAAGGATCATGATTCTGACAGTGGAGAGACTAGGAGTTTGCATGTTGGGTTGGAAACATGCACAAAAGCAAAGGGTTGTGATCCAGACAGTGGAGAGGGTAGGGGTTTACCTGTTGGGTTGGAAACGTTCACAGAAGCAAAGGATCATGATTTATACAGCGGAGAGACTAGGACTTTGCCTGTTGGGTTGGAAACGTGCACAGAAGCAAAGGATCGAGATTCAGACAGTGGAGGGACTAGGAGTTTGCCTGTTGGGTTGGAAACATGCACAGAAACAAAGGATCGAGATTCAGACAGTGGAGGGACTAGGACTTTGCATGTTGGGTTGGAAATATGCACACAAGCAAATCATCGTGATTTAGACAGTGGAGAGACTAGGAATTTGCCCCTTGGGGTGGAACAGTGCACAGAAGCAAAGGATCATGATTCAGACAGTGGAGAGACTAGGAGTTTGCCTGTTGGGGTTGAACGGTGCACAAAAGCAAAGGATCATGATTCGGACAGTGGAGACACTAGGAGTTTGCCAGTTGGGGTGGAACAATGCACAGAAGCAAAGGATAGTTCGAGCAAACTGGATGTAGAAGTGCAGGAGGACCCACTTCCATTGACCAAGGATTTTGCGGATTCTAGTAAAATGGATATTGATGTGGAAGCACGCACAGAAGCAAATGATAGTTCTAGCAAACTGGATATTGAAGTGCAGGAGGACCCAATTCCATTGATCAAGGATTTTGAAAATTCTAGTAAAATGGATATTGACGCCGAACAGTGCACAGAAGCAAAGGATAGCTCTAGCAAACTGGATATTGAAGTGCAGGAGGACTCAGTTCCATTGACCAAGGATTTTGAGAATCCTAGTAAAATGGATATTGATGTACAGGAGCACCAGGCACCACACCAGGTTTTGTTAACTGAGAATTCCATCAAGGAGGATGAAACACCTCCCCTACAGATTGACATTGTCAAATGACTTATGTTCATTGTAAATTCATGCAATGGAAACAAATGATGAGAGGCTTTCAAATGTGGTGCAAAGCACTGAGACAAGGCCAGCCTGGTTAACTGgagaaacaaaattaacatCATTGACAAACAAGCATGTGGAACTTGTTAAAACAACAGCCATTTTGGAATGAATGGTAATTAGAACAATTCTTGATTCATCTGAATTATCCCCCATAGGCAGGTTTTAGGCTCAGATTAATATATTAGGTGAAGAAAGAATGCAAGCTAGGAGGGTAGGACTGTAGATTATAGTTTTGACCCCATACAATTGGTGTGTGTAGTATCATAGAGTTGAACCTTGTGAATCTTCAATTGTCAATGAGATTTGAGTTGAGTTGAGTTGCATTTTCTTAGCAATATtctgattgattgattgattcacTCCAGAAGTCCAGATTAgagcaaataaaaaaaagtccATGATTAGGTTTGTTCTCCTTTTATTTGGGTAATtaaattgtgaatttgtgattgGAAAATGGTTTTGTTGTTTAACAGTGAGCTCTATGCCTGTGTCTTCTACAATTTGATAAGCTAAGCTAGCATATACTGTTGGGATTGGGTGAATACTGAATAGGTGATGAAACGAGGGCAAAGATTGTGACTGGTGAGAGTGAATTAAGGAGAGAGATTGGTGGACTAGATTTAAGGCAAGGCTAGCCACAAGATATCGAATCAGTAATGGGCCAATGGTGTGATTTGACTGTATCTGAAACGGATAGTTTTGTAATTAACCACACTTGCAAAAATTGACCGTGGCAGACCGAGGCGAATTACTCCTTAGACAGCCACTTAGTGCTTCACTGAGTCGAGTTAACTCGTccaactcgacagagttagTCAAGTTAACTCGGACGAGTTGACCTTGTTTTTcacacacatgcactatttttttttataggtcaCTACCTAGGCGCTAAGTGCTATAGCTTATGtgctaattttgatttatttgataattattaattgtttaatttagttaaatattcaatataaatatttcattaattaactttttgtaataatttattgcttcaaaatactaaattttaaaaagctactcaaattaattttttgatcaattttttataaagttGTTTTACATGGAATGCTATCAATTAGTCTCAATTACTAGTTAAAATTTCAATAGCTCAAAATAAATCCAAAAGAAGAATCAATGAAGTGACAAATGGCAATAACACTGGCAAATCCAAGATAAGAAAACAATCACCACTGCTCCTTTCCTCCTCTTCCCCTTTCTTCTCCGCATTTCAGTAGCCCAATCCCAATGGTGCTCTCTTCTACATTACCAGCGAATCCAACGCATACTGCGCCCTTCTCCACTACTCCGCGCTTCAAGTTTCTGCTCCCCACTCTCTCTACTCCTTCTCTTAGGCTTTCAGGACGACGACACAGGCTTCGCTTCAGAATCAATGCGACTGCCAACGGAAGCGTCGTTGCTGCGCCTGAGAAGCCCGCCGCCGACACCACCGCTTATGGCAGGCAGTACTTCCCTTTAGCTGCCGTTGTTGGACAGGTATGCATTTGTTTGTATAGATGTATGTGCTGGATGATCTAGCCCTGtgaaatacggagtagtattcTCACTCATATTTCCAACTTAATTACGATAGCAAGCCTTAAACTGATACTAATAATCAGGATCGCGATAGAGATTTTGTAACAGGAATCAATCATTTTGTTTCGTTTTCATTTTTTGCTGTTACTGCTGTTCTAGTATTCTGAAACCATACATGCTCAGGATGCTATTAAAACTGCTCTTCTACTTGGGGCGATTGACCGCGAGATAGGAGGAATTGCGATATCTGGAAAACGTGGGACGGCCAAAACTGTGATGGCTCGTGGATTGCATGCAGTTCTGCCTCCGATTGAAATAGTTAAAGGCTCCATTTCAAATGCTGATCCTACCTGTCCTGAAGAGTAAGGTTACGATCAAATTAGTCAATGCCAACTCCTATACATGTTAATTAAGGTCTATACAGGCTTTAACTAACACTCTGAGTTTCACTTTATGTTTTAAAGAGAAAATGTGGCAATTGTGTGCCACAGCTTTCAAGTTCCTTTGTCCATAATAGGGTTATTGCTAAATGAAGTTCTATAGTGTCCATAGAGTGATAGTAGAAGGaaaaactcttttggcattAACTGAAAAATTACATGAACTCTTTGAGTTGAAACATTTTTCTTGCTTATAGCTCCTTCATGTGCTTGAATGACTTCGCTCTTCACAACATCGTTATAATTTATGTCAATATTTGCATTTTCCCTCTATGTACCTTTTATTTCATTTGGATTTCAGATTTTCAGTTTTGTTTGCTTCAAAATAGTAAATGCAATCAGTTCCTTGAAGGTGGGAAGATGGACTTGCTGATAGAGTAGAGTATGACTCTGCTGGTAATATTAAGACAGAGATAATTAAATCTCCTTTTGTTCAGGTATCTTATTTATAGAGATCTTGCTGTTGAGTTAGTCATATTATTGCTCTTTTCTGTTGTTGCTGTTGAGTGTTTCTAAAGTTGAACCTGTCTTGCAGATTCCCCTTGGTGTAACTGAAGATAGATTGATTGGATCAGTTGATGTTGAGGAGTCTGTGAAATCTGGAACCACTGTTTTTCAACCTGGCCTTCTGGCAGAAGCTCATCGAGGAGTTTTGTATGTTGATGAGATTAATCTGCTGGATGAGGGCATTAGCAATTTACTTCTGAATGTGTTGACAGAGGGAGTTAATATTGTAGAAAGAGAGGGTATAAGCTTTAGGCATCCATGCAAACCATTGCTAATAGCTACATATAACCCTGAAGAAGGTGCTGTCCGTGAACATCTATTGGACCGCATTGCAATAAATTTGAGGTACACCTTCTGATACCATTTGATCTACCTACATAAACAATTCCAGTACTCCTATAAATATATTCTACTAATAACTCAGCAACTAGTCAACTACgcatacttattattttattctcatGCATATATCTTTTTAGCTATAGAACATTTGGTCGAACTTTAGAAATATGCCCTGATTTGAAATCCTCAACATGTGTTATACAGTTTATTGGAAGGGGNNNNNNNNNNNNNNNNNNNNNNNNNNNNNNNNNNNNNNNNNNNNNNNNNNNNNNNNNNNNNNNNNNNNNNNNNNNNNNNNNNNNNNNNNNNNNNNNNNNNNNNNNNNNNNNNNNNNNNNNNNNNNNNNNNNNNNNNNNNNNNNNNNNNNNNNNNNNNNNNNNNNNNNNNNNNNNNNNNNNNNNNNNNNNNNNNNNNNNNNNNNNNNNNNNNNNNNNNNNNNNNNNNNNNNNNNNNNNNNNNNNNNNNNNNNNNNNNNNNNNNNNNNNNNNNNNNNNNNNNNNNNNNNNNNNNNNNNNNNNNNNNNNNNNNNNNNNNNNNNNNNNNNNNggggggggggggggggggggggggggggggcaattCTTCTGAATCCTACATCTGAGAGCTTTGAGTGTactcaatttaataataatataatccttCTGCAGTGCAGATCTTCCAATGAGTTTTGAAAACCGTGTTGCAGCAGTAGACATAGCAACACAGTTTCAGGAGCGCAGTGGTGAAGTTCTTAAAATGGTGGATGAAGAAACAGATTTTGCTAAAACACAGGTAccatttgtaaaaaaaataaaaaagaagaaagattcAGATGATTTAGATGACTATTCTACTACAGTGCTTGCATTATTTGGTGCTTTGAACATAGTCTTGAAATAATGAAGTTCTTAAAATGGTGGATGAAGAAGCTTATAATGCAAAAACACATGTTtgtcaaaaagaaaaatctaGATGATTTAGACAACTATTCTACTACAGTGCTTGCATTTTTGGGCAATTGGAAAATAGTCTTCAGAAAAATTGGTTAGAACTAGAAAATGGTGAGGCTCATATTTTATTTGGAAGGTAAGCATGTGCTGACATAATTTAGAAATGGATCAGGTTCATTACCTGTAGATTAGGATATAGATTTGTTCAAAGATGACAGTAATCATTTGTCTATCTGAAATCCATAGGCATCATgtctaatttgttatttgtagAAGGATAATTAGCCAGCCATGAGATGAAGATATTAAATTAATCATCTCACCTTCAAAATCCATTAAACATTGAAGTTCTGTCCTAAATCAGCACGCTTGAAGACCTTATAAGTGCTATATTGATTACATTAGTTAACAATGCAAAATTTTGTCCTCTATTTAGTCCATAATAACATATATGAGGTTCCTCTATACGAAATAATTCCTAGTTAACAAGATACTTcaattaacttaattgacaaTATTGTTCCTCGTAAAAATTGCAACAATTTCTCATTGCATGTTATATTTCCACACGCTAACTTCTGTATAACAACTATGTCTGACTTCATTCTCTGAAGATAATTTTGGCTAGGGAGTATCTAAAGGATGTTACAATTAGTCGAGAGCAGCTAAAATACTTGGTTATGGAAGCTGTCCGTGGTGGTTGCCAGGTACTTGCCAAAAACCTCTACTAGTTTTTCATTAGGAATGCTCCTGACTGGTATTTGATTGAGACTTTCCATGTCATAATTATAAGCTGTCTTATGTATGAGTTATTAAGATAATAAGATTCTTTAACATTTTTTCACACATAAGATGATAAATTGTATCAAgttgaataaataaatgtattccAAACTACAAAAGAATAGCTTAATGGCATTGATCTCATGTTGTTTTGCCAAAAACTATGATAACTTACCAAAGATGACTGATCACATTGTTCATTTGGTAAGGCTGTAGCTTAAAACAAGATAAGAGAAGCATCCAGAACCAtctcaaataaaattttcacatttatttCATGGAAGAAATTGCTATATGTTGCTACTAAAGTTCTCTACAATATGCCTGTGTGTCTTAATCCTAATGCAATTGACTGACATCCATTTTGGAATTACAGGGGCATAGAGCTGAACTGTATGCTGCTCGTGTTGCCAAATGCTTAGCTGCTCTTGAAGGCCGTGAGAAAGCCAATGTTGATGACCTGAAGAAAGCTGTAAGCTGTGTTATACTTTGTATTTTCTGAGTTATTCATGTTTGAACTGTTTGAGTGATAAGCAGTATGTCATGACACTTCTACTTCTTACATCCATTCCagtgtttttttaattactgaAATTGGTGGTACAGTTTAGGCAGTAGTCTCTACCCTATTACTAGTATCAAGAATTAAAATTGTATCAAAGTTCATATCCACActgaaaaaatcaaattttaccATTAATTTCGGGTGGTGTAATGTCTATATGCAATTTAAATTTTACCAAtaattttcctaaaaaataatttcattcacGCTTGTTCTTGAACTCCAAACCTATCAATATTTTACGTAAAACTGTAGTTGGAGTAGTATTTTCTTGACATATATCTGGCTCCCTAGAATACGTGGAACCATCATATATCTAAAAGGAGAAGCCTTTTTGGGTTGTAAAATTTCTGATCTAAACCTAAGTCACTCATTTATGTTCTTTACCATTTAGGAAAGCTGAAAAGTTCTATTTTGCTGCCATCAATGATAAAAACCATTTCAAGTCAGATTCTTCGGTGTATCTCACATCATGGTACCACTCTCAGTTGCCCTGTACATTTATCTAATGCAGGTAGAATTGGTCATCCTTCCACGCTCAATTATTAGTGAAAACCCACCTGACCAGCAAAACCAACAGCCACCTCCACCTCCCCCTCCTCAAAATCAGGATTCTTCAGAAGAGCAGAATGAAGAGGAAGATCAAGAGGTTTGTTAAAAGGGCAATATATACTTATGTTTTATCTGCTTAAAAAGAATTATACAAATAGGAAGCTATTATACAAACACCCTAAGAGGAAGAGTATTTCTTGACTTCCATGTGATAAAGAATTCTCCATCTTTAACCAGGAGGACAAAGATGAGGAAAATGAGCAGCAACAGGAACAGATACCTGAAGAGTTTATCTTTGATGCAGAAGGTGGTTTGGTGGATGAGAAGCTTCTCTTCTTTGCACAACAAGCACAGAGGCGCAAAGGAAAAGCTGGCCGAGCCAAGAATGTTATTTTCTCTGAAGATAGAGGTCGATATATTAAGCCAATGCTTCCTAAGGTTAACTAAGTTCTGTTTCTTTTCTATTAGTTGCATAACATGTTCTTCCTTTTGTGGAAAATTCACGAATGTAGTTTAATTGGTTCTGGTAAAAATCTTCATCATTATCTAAGTAAGTCATGTTTGATTTAGTTCTCTTGACTGCTTTGCTTCTtcttgaaaataaaaacaaaagaaaagaaaaaaaaatctttcaaaagaaaaaagagtgtCTCCATTTCATCTATTCTAACAAAGTTACTTGATGTCATCCAGGGTCCAGTCAAGAGATTAGCTGTTGATGCAACTTTAAGAGCAGCTGCACCATATCAGAAATTACGCAGAGAGAAGGACATTCAAAAAACTAGAAAAGTTTTTGTAGAGAAAACTGACATGAGAGCCAAAAGAATGGCACGCAAAGCGGGAGCCTTGGTAGATCtcattactctctctctctctctctctctctctgcataACCTGCCTCATTTTTAATGCCTTTAGTTTCGAGCTTTCTTCTTACTATTTGTATTAACCCTATTTGATATAACAGAGTAGGCAACAAATTTCTTGTGTTAGAACTAGCAGCTTTCAAACCATGAAAGAATGCAAGAAATTGTCAAAAGAAAAGATATTTGAACCTTGCAATTGGATTTTGATTATTTGACATTTACACATTTGAAATCCACTAAACTTAAGCTGAAAACTGTAATTACAAAATGTAACCTAGTGTTATAAACCACAACCTTTTTTAATTAGAGGTGGTTTTCGTTGGAAGTAGGTAGTCTATTTTGTTGGTATGGAATCTTAATGTTATCTGCCTTGCATAATAAATTGTAGTTATACCAGATAATAttgtgataaaaattaaaaatttctagAGCTCTTTAGCTCAGTGTTTGTTGCTTTTCACATAAATTTCTTTATTGCAGGTGATA contains these protein-coding regions:
- the LOC116017097 gene encoding DDT domain-containing protein PTM-like, with the translated sequence MEQYLGRTVKKKFKRFGVFTGTVESYDSESGFFKIVYEDGDSEELDLSELVDLLDGSAGAERSRKPSRVGRKPKKRRRVEKTGNAAAIDGGEGLNSGDISQGFAKTLNQNGGLNLDLNDGFNLINDDNAVRGVDLSVNLNGGLDLNKGVELNIGDDLNNVNRISNRNNGIDLNMDANGEANINFEKHDSLVIEAKTPTFDLNLGMNEETKNVDTECDVKLMATSFSQPDEEIQNSENGLLAEGLCCNNVVKTPENLCSGLIKNRVDDGSLEGVDIQFGDTPILRDDLGSGTCSSVQKGRRGRKKRRLSDTPNDMTETVLRRSTRRARREAMSSQDNIPQPVVSDVVSDPLSSPALSVVSDEKVHEVPDDQNALPPKPELPPSSNHLDLNGISVLDIFSLYAFLRSFSSLLFLSPFELENFVASIKCSTPTLLFDSIHVSLLQMLRKHLESLSSEGSESASNCLRSLNWDLLDLITWPIFMVEYMLMHSSGLRPGFDICQLKLFECDYYKQPTSVKIEMLRCLCDDVMEIEAITSELNRRTVVIETNNDFDQNMKLDILKKRRAATDVAAGSCLTEELIDETADWNSDECCLCKMDGNLICCDGCPAAFHSKCVGIASSLLPEGDWFCPECIIDRKFPWMKVGKSIRGAELLGMDPYGRLYFNCCGYLLVSDSWDDESSFKYYYRNDLPLVVRALKSSEIVYHTLLTSISKIWDASSTIDGAKSDVDSQPTAICTGIPAIAVQHGNEMSNESNRVGMLMTSPSSTDLGCEKSETVNPLTKMENLHKNVNEPKSLGKESSRLNSRAIMSEQQCLDTYMNFYSFARSASAVVEELLTRKPSDKSTGHVFRSEEELISFQLKAISNHSTDFCWANIHNLNVGSRKEKCGWCFPCRVPECERDCLFIMNDTGPDLKRFSSEALGVSSRKNRKGHLIDVICHILCIEKRLLGLLLGPWLNPMHSQIWQKSVLKASDVSSLRFSLLKLESNLRHLALSADWLKHVDSLSTLGSACHIVTRGKKKVRRSELESNPSSNAGSGLGLLWWRGGRISRQIFSWKVLPRPLACKAARQGGCKKIPGILYPDGSEFAKRSKSVAWRAAVETSRSVEQLALQIRDLDANIRWNEIGNVNILSMIDKESQKSIRFFKKVIVRRKCSEGPVVKYLLDFGKRRFIPDVVVKYGTKLEDSSSERKRYWLEETYVPLHLLKGFEEKRIARKSSMMSSPKHRENKKIIKKPIKNKGFSYLFEKAEKAESYQCGHCNKDVLISEAVSCCYCKGFFHRRHVKKSGAAFASECIFTCHKCQDGKHVKNNAKKGKSVVKKSKKTSKILRTVCPRTKKRGTKDKQQPQSQNNTKVTVVVPLRRSARRATIVQVQEKKANKKVGRPRRKKMKSRKVATKKPTEIVSQKKRTKVYRIYWLNGLLLSQKPNDERVALFRSKNLLVVSGELDATIDSPKCSLCSELESTPTVNYIACELCGDWFHGDAFGLTCERICSLIGFKCHKCRSRSAPVCASTPMTRSGEAKLAELKSDDEIECANDTHLVEKIQSHTHSKESSLTAYNDEKQPLENIHDSGSGETRSVPVGVEWCTEAKDHDSDSGETRSLHVGLETCTKAKGCDPDSGEGRGLPVGLETFTEAKDHDLYSGETRTLPVGLETCTEAKDRDSDSGGTRSLPVGLETCTETKDRDSDSGGTRTLHVGLEICTQANHRDLDSGETRNLPLGVEQCTEAKDHDSDSGETRSLPVGVERCTKAKDHDSDSGDTRSLPVGVEQCTEAKDSSSKLDVEVQEDPLPLTKDFADSSKMDIDVEARTEANDSSSKLDIEVQEDPIPLIKDFENSSKMDIDAEQCTEAKDSSSKLDIEVQEDSVPLTKDFENPSKMDIDVQEHQAPHQVLLTENSIKEDETPPLQIDIVK